The Meriones unguiculatus strain TT.TT164.6M chromosome 1, Bangor_MerUng_6.1, whole genome shotgun sequence genome has a segment encoding these proteins:
- the Robo4 gene encoding roundabout homolog 4 isoform X1 — protein sequence MGSGGVGLLGTRWPLPLLLLSVMGVKALDSPPQILVHPQDQLLQDPGPAKMSCKASGQPPPTIRWLLNGQPLSMATPDLHYLLPDGTLLLRRPPVQGRPQDDQNVLSAVLGVYTCEASNRLGTAVSRGARLSVAVLQEDFQIQPRDTVAVVGDRLILECGPPWGYPKPLVSWWKDGKPLVLQPGRHTVTGDSLMVARAEKNDSGTYMCMATNNAGQRESRAARVSIQESRDHKEQLELLAVRIQLENVTLLNPEPVRGPKSAPEVWLSWKVSGPAAPAESYTALFRAQRAPRDEGSPWTEVPLGGLKSAKLGGLHWGQDYEFKVRPSSGRARGPDSNVLLLRLPEQVPSAPPQEVTLKLGNSSVLVSWAPPPTENHNGIIRGYQVWSLTNTSLPAANWTIVGEQTQLEIATRMPGSYCVQVAAVTGAGAGEPSNPTCLLLEQAMEQSARDPRKRVPWSLDQLRATLRRPEVIASGAVLLWLLLLGIAVCIYRRRKAGVHLGPGLYRYTSEDAILKHRMDHSESPWLADTWRSTSGSRDLSSSSSLSSRLGVDPRDPLDGRRSLISWDPRSPGVPLLPDTSTFYGSLIAEQPSSPPVRPSPQTPAARRLPPKLAGTSSPWASSDSLCSHRGLYSPRMSLTPAEAWKAKKKQELHQANSSPLLRGSHPIEIWAWELGSGTSKNLSQSPGPDSHSPREAPPAMVAWRALRPQLQRNTNELATRPLPPTPLSLHGTLSHEPQNQCVEKLQAPSSDPRPASPLSILNSSRPPSPQASFLSVPSPVSSNLSSSSLSSLEEEDQDSVLTPEEVALCLELSEGEETPRNSVSPMPRAPSPPTTYGYISIPTSSGLVDMGRASGGMGSEVGNLLCPPRPCPTPTPSEGSLANGWGSASEDNIPSARASLVSSSDGSFLAEAHFARALAVAVDSFGFGLEPREADCVFTDASSPPSPRDDLSLTRSFSLPLWEWRPDWLEDAEISHTQRLGRGLPPWPPDSRLPSQRSWLSGAVPKAGDSS from the exons ATGGGCTCTGGAGGAGTGGGCCTCCTGGGGACTAggtggcctctgcctctcctgctTCTTTCCGTCATGG GAGTCAAGGCTCTGGATTCTCCGCCCCAGATCCTAGTTCACCCCCAGGACCAGCTACTTCAGGATCCTGGCCCGGCCAAGATGAGCTGCAAAGCGTCAGGTCAACCACCTCCCACTATCCGCTGGCTGCTCAATGGGCAACCCCTCAGCATGGCGACCCCAGACCTACATTACCTCCTGCCCGATGGGACCCTCCTGCTACGTCGGCCCCCGGTCCAGGGACGGCCACAAGATGACCAGAACGTCCTCTCAGCAGTCCTGGGTGTCTACACGTGTGAGGCCAGCAACCGGCTGGGCACAGCAGTGAGCCGGGGTGCTAGGCTGTCTGTGGCTG TCCTCCAGGAAGACTTCCAGATCCAGCCTCGGGACACAGTGGCTGTGGTGGGCGATCGCCTGATTCTTGAGTGTGGGCCTCCCTGGGGCTACCCAAAGCCCTTAGTCTCATGGTGGAAAGATGGGAAACCCCTGGTCCTTCAGCCAGGGAGGCACACA GTGACAGGGGATTCCCTGATGGTggcaagagcagagaagaacgaCTCCGGGACCTATATGTGTATGGCCACCAACAACGCAGGGCAGCGGGAGAGCCGAGCAGCCAGAGTGTCTATCCAGG AGTCAAGGGACCATAAGGAACAGCTGGAGCTTCTGGCTGTTCGCATACAGCTGGAAAATGTGACGCTGCTGAACCCAGAACCTGTGAGAGGCCCCAAGTCTGCGCCAGAGGTGTGGCTCAGCTGGAAG GTGAGCGGCCCTGCTGCACCTGCTGAGTCATATACAGCCCTGTTCAGGGCCCAGAGAGCCCCCAGGGATGAGGGATCTCCATGGACAGAGGTGCCGCTGGGTGGTTTGAAGAGTGCAAAGCTCGGGGGCCTCCACTGGGGCCAAGACTACGAATTCAAAGTGAGACCGTCCTCCGGCCGGGCTCGAGGCCCTGATAGCAACGTGCTGCTCCTGAGGCTGCCGGAACAGG tGCCCAGCGCCCCACCTCAAGAAGTGACCCTAAAACTTGGCAACAGTAGCGTCCTTGTGAGTTGGGCTCCACCACCCACTGAAAACCATAATGGAATCATCCGTGGCTATCAG GTCTGGAGCCTGACCAACACCTCGTTGCCAGCTGCCAACTGGACTATAGTTGGTGAACAAACCCAGCTGGAGATCGCCACACGAATGCCAGGCTCCTACTGTGTGCAAGTGGCTGCAgtcactggggctggggctggagagcccAGCAACCCCACCTGCCTCCTTTTGG AGCAGGCCATGGAGCAATCAGCCCGAGACCCCAGGAAACGTGTTCCCTGGAGCCTGGATCAGCTGAGGGCCACCTTGAGACGACCGGAAGTCATTGCTAGTGGTGCTGTTCTGCTCTGGTTGCTGCTACTAGGCATCGCTGTGTGTATCTACAGACGACGCAAAGCTGGGGTGCACCTGGGACcag GTCTGTACAGGTACACCAGCGAGGATGCCATTTTAAAACACAG AATGGACCACAGTGAATCCCCATGGCTGGCGGACACCTGGCGTTCCACTTCTGGCTCCCGGgacctgagcagcagcagcagcctcagtAGTCGGCTGGGAGTGGACCCCAGGGACCCACTAGACGGCAGGCGCTCCT TGATCTCCTGGGACCCCCGGAGCCCCGGTGTGCCCCTGCTTCCAGACACCAGCACTTTTTATGGCTCCCTCATTGCAGAGCAGCCCTCCAGCCCTCCAGTCCGGCCAAGCCCCCAGACACCAGCTGCTAGGCGCCTTCCACCCAAGTTGGCTGGAACCTCCAGCCCCTGGGCCAGCTCAGATAGTCTCTGCAGCCACAGGGGACTCTATTCCCCACGAATGTCTCTGACCCCTGCAGAGGCTTGGAAGGCCAAAAAGAAGCAGG AGTTGCACCAAGCCAACAGCTCCCCACTACTCCGGGGCAGCCACCCCATAGAAATCTGGGCCTGGGAGCTGGGAAGCGGAACCTCCAAAAACCTTTCCCAAAGCCCAG GCCCAGACTCTCATTCCCCAAGAGAAGCTCCCCCAGCCATGGTAGCCTGGCGTGCCCTGAGACCACAGCTTCAACGCAACACCAATGAGCTAGCAACTCGTCCACTCCCTCCAACACCCCTCTCTCTTCATGGAACCCTCAGTCATGAGCCACAGAACCA GTGTGTGGAGAAGCTCCAAGCTCCCTCTTCTGACCCACGGCCAGCATCTCCTCTCTCCATCCTTAACTCTTCCAGGCCTCCCAGCCCCCAggcctctttcctctctgttcctaGTCCAGTTTCCAGCAACCTGTCCAGCTCCTCACTGTCATCCTTAGAGGAGGAGGATCAGGACAGTGTCCTCACCCCAGAGGAGGTAGCCCTGTGCCTGGAGCTCAGTGAAGGGGAGGAGACACCCAG GAACAGTGTATCTCCTATGCCAAGAGCTCCTTCACCGCCAACAACCTATGGCTATATCAGCATACCAACATCCTCAGGACTGGTAGACATGGGCAGAGCCAGTGGAGGGATGGGGTCTGAGGTTGGGAACTTACTGTGCCCACCTcgaccctgccccacccccacccccagtgaggGCTCCCTGGCCAACGGTTGGGGCTCAGCTTCTGAGGACAATATCCCCAGTGCCAGGGCCAGCCTGGTTAGCTCCTCCGATGGCTCCTTCCTCGCTGAGGCTCACTTTGCACGCGCCCTGGCAGTGGCTGTCGATAGCTTCGGTTTTGGTCTGGAGCCTAGAGAAGCtgactgtgtcttcactg ATGCCTCATCGCCCCCCTCTCCTCGGGATGATCTCTCCCTGACCCgaagcttctctctgcctctgtgggaGTGGAGGCCAGACTGGTTGGAGGATGCTGAGATCAGCCACACCCAGAGGCTGGGGAGGGGACTGCCTCCCTGGCCTCCTGACTCTAGGCTGCCTTCCCAGCGAAGCTGGCTCAGTGGTGCTGTGCCCAAGGCTGGTG ATTCTTCCTGA
- the Robo4 gene encoding roundabout homolog 4 isoform X2, which yields MVARAEKNDSGTYMCMATNNAGQRESRAARVSIQESRDHKEQLELLAVRIQLENVTLLNPEPVRGPKSAPEVWLSWKVSGPAAPAESYTALFRAQRAPRDEGSPWTEVPLGGLKSAKLGGLHWGQDYEFKVRPSSGRARGPDSNVLLLRLPEQVPSAPPQEVTLKLGNSSVLVSWAPPPTENHNGIIRGYQVWSLTNTSLPAANWTIVGEQTQLEIATRMPGSYCVQVAAVTGAGAGEPSNPTCLLLEQAMEQSARDPRKRVPWSLDQLRATLRRPEVIASGAVLLWLLLLGIAVCIYRRRKAGVHLGPGLYRYTSEDAILKHRMDHSESPWLADTWRSTSGSRDLSSSSSLSSRLGVDPRDPLDGRRSLISWDPRSPGVPLLPDTSTFYGSLIAEQPSSPPVRPSPQTPAARRLPPKLAGTSSPWASSDSLCSHRGLYSPRMSLTPAEAWKAKKKQELHQANSSPLLRGSHPIEIWAWELGSGTSKNLSQSPGPDSHSPREAPPAMVAWRALRPQLQRNTNELATRPLPPTPLSLHGTLSHEPQNQCVEKLQAPSSDPRPASPLSILNSSRPPSPQASFLSVPSPVSSNLSSSSLSSLEEEDQDSVLTPEEVALCLELSEGEETPRNSVSPMPRAPSPPTTYGYISIPTSSGLVDMGRASGGMGSEVGNLLCPPRPCPTPTPSEGSLANGWGSASEDNIPSARASLVSSSDGSFLAEAHFARALAVAVDSFGFGLEPREADCVFTDASSPPSPRDDLSLTRSFSLPLWEWRPDWLEDAEISHTQRLGRGLPPWPPDSRLPSQRSWLSGAVPKAGDSS from the exons ATGGTggcaagagcagagaagaacgaCTCCGGGACCTATATGTGTATGGCCACCAACAACGCAGGGCAGCGGGAGAGCCGAGCAGCCAGAGTGTCTATCCAGG AGTCAAGGGACCATAAGGAACAGCTGGAGCTTCTGGCTGTTCGCATACAGCTGGAAAATGTGACGCTGCTGAACCCAGAACCTGTGAGAGGCCCCAAGTCTGCGCCAGAGGTGTGGCTCAGCTGGAAG GTGAGCGGCCCTGCTGCACCTGCTGAGTCATATACAGCCCTGTTCAGGGCCCAGAGAGCCCCCAGGGATGAGGGATCTCCATGGACAGAGGTGCCGCTGGGTGGTTTGAAGAGTGCAAAGCTCGGGGGCCTCCACTGGGGCCAAGACTACGAATTCAAAGTGAGACCGTCCTCCGGCCGGGCTCGAGGCCCTGATAGCAACGTGCTGCTCCTGAGGCTGCCGGAACAGG tGCCCAGCGCCCCACCTCAAGAAGTGACCCTAAAACTTGGCAACAGTAGCGTCCTTGTGAGTTGGGCTCCACCACCCACTGAAAACCATAATGGAATCATCCGTGGCTATCAG GTCTGGAGCCTGACCAACACCTCGTTGCCAGCTGCCAACTGGACTATAGTTGGTGAACAAACCCAGCTGGAGATCGCCACACGAATGCCAGGCTCCTACTGTGTGCAAGTGGCTGCAgtcactggggctggggctggagagcccAGCAACCCCACCTGCCTCCTTTTGG AGCAGGCCATGGAGCAATCAGCCCGAGACCCCAGGAAACGTGTTCCCTGGAGCCTGGATCAGCTGAGGGCCACCTTGAGACGACCGGAAGTCATTGCTAGTGGTGCTGTTCTGCTCTGGTTGCTGCTACTAGGCATCGCTGTGTGTATCTACAGACGACGCAAAGCTGGGGTGCACCTGGGACcag GTCTGTACAGGTACACCAGCGAGGATGCCATTTTAAAACACAG AATGGACCACAGTGAATCCCCATGGCTGGCGGACACCTGGCGTTCCACTTCTGGCTCCCGGgacctgagcagcagcagcagcctcagtAGTCGGCTGGGAGTGGACCCCAGGGACCCACTAGACGGCAGGCGCTCCT TGATCTCCTGGGACCCCCGGAGCCCCGGTGTGCCCCTGCTTCCAGACACCAGCACTTTTTATGGCTCCCTCATTGCAGAGCAGCCCTCCAGCCCTCCAGTCCGGCCAAGCCCCCAGACACCAGCTGCTAGGCGCCTTCCACCCAAGTTGGCTGGAACCTCCAGCCCCTGGGCCAGCTCAGATAGTCTCTGCAGCCACAGGGGACTCTATTCCCCACGAATGTCTCTGACCCCTGCAGAGGCTTGGAAGGCCAAAAAGAAGCAGG AGTTGCACCAAGCCAACAGCTCCCCACTACTCCGGGGCAGCCACCCCATAGAAATCTGGGCCTGGGAGCTGGGAAGCGGAACCTCCAAAAACCTTTCCCAAAGCCCAG GCCCAGACTCTCATTCCCCAAGAGAAGCTCCCCCAGCCATGGTAGCCTGGCGTGCCCTGAGACCACAGCTTCAACGCAACACCAATGAGCTAGCAACTCGTCCACTCCCTCCAACACCCCTCTCTCTTCATGGAACCCTCAGTCATGAGCCACAGAACCA GTGTGTGGAGAAGCTCCAAGCTCCCTCTTCTGACCCACGGCCAGCATCTCCTCTCTCCATCCTTAACTCTTCCAGGCCTCCCAGCCCCCAggcctctttcctctctgttcctaGTCCAGTTTCCAGCAACCTGTCCAGCTCCTCACTGTCATCCTTAGAGGAGGAGGATCAGGACAGTGTCCTCACCCCAGAGGAGGTAGCCCTGTGCCTGGAGCTCAGTGAAGGGGAGGAGACACCCAG GAACAGTGTATCTCCTATGCCAAGAGCTCCTTCACCGCCAACAACCTATGGCTATATCAGCATACCAACATCCTCAGGACTGGTAGACATGGGCAGAGCCAGTGGAGGGATGGGGTCTGAGGTTGGGAACTTACTGTGCCCACCTcgaccctgccccacccccacccccagtgaggGCTCCCTGGCCAACGGTTGGGGCTCAGCTTCTGAGGACAATATCCCCAGTGCCAGGGCCAGCCTGGTTAGCTCCTCCGATGGCTCCTTCCTCGCTGAGGCTCACTTTGCACGCGCCCTGGCAGTGGCTGTCGATAGCTTCGGTTTTGGTCTGGAGCCTAGAGAAGCtgactgtgtcttcactg ATGCCTCATCGCCCCCCTCTCCTCGGGATGATCTCTCCCTGACCCgaagcttctctctgcctctgtgggaGTGGAGGCCAGACTGGTTGGAGGATGCTGAGATCAGCCACACCCAGAGGCTGGGGAGGGGACTGCCTCCCTGGCCTCCTGACTCTAGGCTGCCTTCCCAGCGAAGCTGGCTCAGTGGTGCTGTGCCCAAGGCTGGTG ATTCTTCCTGA